TCAGCACCACCTTGCGCCCGGCAAGGCGCTTCGGCGTGAAGAAGGCAATCACCGCCTCCAGGATCTCTTCCGGCTCGAGCATCCGCCCCATCCCGACCTCGCCGCACGCCTGCTCACCTGCAGCCGGCCCGATGATCGTCACCCCATCGCCAGCCAGTGTTGCCGCGTTGCGTTGCGTCGCGGGATGCTCCCACATCTGGCGATTCATCGCAGGCGCCACCAGCAGCGGGATGTCGCGCGCAAGGCACAGGGTCGTCAACAGATCGTCGGCGCGGCCCTGCGCGAGCCGCGCAAGACAGTCGGCTGTGGCAGGCGCGACCAGCACTGCGTCCGCATCGCGGCTGAGGTCGATGTGGGCCATGTTGTTATCCATGCGTGCATCCCACAGATCCGTCCACACCGGATTGCCCGACAGTGCCTGGTAGGTCACGGCCGTGACGAAACGCGCGCCCCCCTCGGTGAGTACCACGTGCACATCGGCGCCCGCCTTGACCAGAAGGCGGACCAGCTCCGCCGCCTTGTAGGCCGCGACGCCTCCGGTAACGCCGAGAACGAGTTTCCTGCCCTGCAGTTCATTCATGACATTCAGGTTAAACTATCAGTACATTGGTATAAACGGGATCGCCATGGCAATCACCGACTGGCCCGAATGCGAACGTCCTCGAGAAAAGCTGCTTGGTAGCGGCGCGCACGCCCTTACCGACTCGGAACTGCTCGCCCTGTTTCTGCGCGTCGGCATCCGCGGACAGACCGCCGTCGACCTCGCGCGCAATCTGCTGTCCCGCTTCGGCTCACTCACACGCCTGTGCAATGCCAGCGCGGAAGAGTTCTCCGCCGTTCCCGGCATGGGGCTGGCGAAGTATGCCCAACTGCAGGCGGTGATGGAACTGGCCCGACGCGCCCTGGCCGAGCAGATGAGCGAACGCAGCCTGTTCGACTCACCCACCGCCGTGCGGGACTGGCTGCAACTTCACCTTGGCCACCTGCCGCATGAAACCTTCTGCATTCTCCTCCTCGATGCCCGCAACCGCCTCATCGAAGCCGTCGACCTGTTCCGGGGCACGCTGACCCAGACCAGCGTCTACCCGCGCGAGGTCGTCAAGCTGGCACTCGAACACAACGCCGCCGCCGTGATTCTCGCCCACAACCACCCGTCCGGCGCGGCCGAGCCCAGCACCGCAGACGAGTTGCTGACCCGCACGCTGCGCAATGCGCTCGACCTCGTAGACATCCGGGTCCTTGATCATTTCATCGTCCCGGCCCACGGCCGGCCGCTGTCTTTTGCCGAACGCGGACTGCTGTAGTCGCCTGCAACAATCGAAGGACGTAATTACTGAGAATGCACTTGCCTTAACCCCTGCTCTTACGCTATCCTCCATCGTTTTCGCAATCCGAATTCCCTGGAGCATCGTATGGCTCGCGTCTGCCAAGTGACCGGTAAAGCACCGATGGTGGGAAACAACGTTTCCCACGCAAATAACAAAACCAAGCGTCGTTTTCTCCCCAACCTGCAAAACCGTCGGTTCTGGAGCGAATCCGAGAACCGCTGGATCCGCTTGCGCGTATCCAATGCCGGTCTGCGGACGATCGACAAGAAGGGCATCGACATCGTCGTTGCCGAACTTCGTGCCCGCGGCGAAAAGCTCTAAGCCCTGGCGTTAACCCTGCGGCCCAGCGCCGCGCGAACTGAACGGAGAACGCCATGGCAAAAGGCATCCGCGAAAAGATCAAGCTGGAATCAACCGCCGGCACGGGTCATTTCTACACCACGTCGAAGAACAAGCGCACCACCCCGCAGAAGCTCGAATTCAACAAGTACGACCCGGTCGCGCGCAAGCACGTCCCGTACAAGGAAATCAAGCTGAAGTAAGGATGCAGCGGGCTACGGCCTGCTACGTTCGGCGTCAGACGCCGCGCGTTACATGCTCCAAAAGAGAAAGGCCACCTGCAAGGGTGGCCTTTCTCTTTTGGCTGCGCCACCGGGGCGCAGCCTAAGCATAATCAGGCGCTCTGGATATTCGAAGCCTGCTTGCCCTTGGGACCCTGGGTCACGTCGAACGAAACCTTTTCACCTTCCTTCAGGGTCTTGAAACCGCTCATGGTGATGGCGGAGAAGTGTGCGAACAGATCGTCACTACCATCATCAGGCGTAATAAAACCAAAACCTTTGGAATCGTTGAACCACTTAACAGTGCCAGTTGCCATATTGCCTTAATCCTTCAAAGTGACTTAGTACAGCCCGGGGCCCTCCCGGACGGCGCGTCAATCAGGCATTCGAACATTTCACCTGACGCCTTTGTCGATTAACCGACAAGCCGACGACCGACTCAACGCTTGCAACACGCGATCAACACACGTCTCGGTTTTTACGCACTTGTCCGCATAGCGTCAACGGATAAATGCAGGCACTGAGCTGCTGCAACGCAACAACATCCCACACTTTCCGGCCCTTCATGGCACGTTTCTGGCTTGAATTCCAGTGCGATTCATGTGACGACGCGGCGCAGGGAAGACCTTGATATCCCTTTTTCCAACCCCAGATATTCTGGCAAACGCTCAGTTGCACTCTGCATCGAGTTGATTAGAATGAGTCGCATGGCCACTCAGAAACAAGACGGATTCGTACTGGAAGCAAAGCGGACAAGCACTCGTCCGCCCCCGCTCTTCAAGGTGCTTCTGCTGAACGACGATTTCACACCAATGGATTTCGTTATCGAAGTTCTGCAGAAATTTTTTGCCATGGACCGCGAACGCGCCACGCGGGTCATGCTCCAAGTCCACAGAGAGGGCATGGGCGTGTGTGGTGTTTTTCCACGGGACATCGCATCAACCAAGGTGGAACAGGTCGTTTCCCATGCTCGTCAGCACCAGCATCCGTTGGTATGCGTGATGGAGGAAAATTGAATGATCGCGCAAGAACTTGAAGTCAGCCTGCACATGGCCTTTGTCGAAGCCCGGCAGAAGCGTCATGAGTTCATCACGGTGGAGCACCTGCTGCTCGCACTGCTCGACAACCCCTCTGCCGCCGAGGTGCTTCGCGCCTGCGCCGCCAATACCGACGAACTCCGTCGGGAACTGACCAACTTCATCAACGAGCACACGCCCAAGGTTGAAGGAAGTGACGAGATCGACACCCAGCCGACGCTCGGCTTCCAGCGCGTCATTCAGCGCGCCATCCTGCACGTCCAGTCGTCGGGAAAAAAGGAAGTGACCGGCGCCAACGTCCTGGTGGCAATCTTCGGCGAGAAGGATTCTCATGCCGTCTATTTCCTCCAGCGGCAGAACATCTCGCGCCTTGATGTGGTGAATTTCATCTCTCACGGCATTGCAAAAACGCCCCAGGGTGGTGCATCCCCGCAAAACCGCAGCGAACCCGAACAGGGCGAGCAGGAGCAGGAAGAGAAATCCGCCGGTGGTGCGCTCGAGAACTACACCCAGAATCTGAACCAGCAGGTTCTGATGGGCAAGATCGATCCGCTCATCGGACGCGACAAGGAAGTCGAGCGCGTCATCCAGACCCTGTGCCGTCGGCGCAAGAACAACCCGCTGCTGGTTGGTGAGGCTGGTGTCGGCAAGACCGCCATCGCCGAAGGTCTCGCTCATCGCATCGTGGAAGGACGCGTGCCCGAGATCCTCGAGAACGCGCAGGTCTTCTCGCTGGACATGGGCGCCCTGCTCGCGGGCACCAAGTACCGCGGCGACTTCGAGCAGCGCCTCAAGGCGGTGCTCAAGCAGTTGGTAGAAAACAAGGATGCCGTCCTGTTCATCGACGAGATCCATACACTGATCGGTGCAGGCGCGGCATCGGGCGGCACGCTCGACGCCTCCAACCTGCTCAAGCCGGCGCTGTCCTCCGGACAGCTGAAGTGCATCGGCGCGACCACCTACAACGAGTTCCGTCAGATCTTCGAGAAGGATCACGCCCTGTCGCGGCGCTTCCAGAAAGTGGACGTGGTGGAACCCTCGGTGGCCGAAACGGTGGAGATCCTCAAGGGGCTTAAGTCACGCTTCGAGGAGCACCACGGCATCAAGTACTCGGCATCGGCCCTTGCCAGCGCAGCGGAGCTGTCGGCCAAGTACATCAATGACCGTCACCTCCCGGACAAGGCGATCGACGTCATCGACGAGGCCGGCGCCGCACAGCGCATTCTGCCCAAGTCGAAGCAGAAGAAGACCGTCGGCAAGAACGAGATCGAGGAAACGGTCGCCAAGATCGCCCGCATTCCGCCGCGCTCGGTGTCCAACGACGACAAGACCGCACTCAAGACACTCGAGCGCGATCTCAAGAACGTCGTGTTCGGTCAGAACGCTGCCATTGACGCGCTTGCGAAGGCGATCAAGATGTCCCGCTCCGGCCTGGGCAATCCGGCGAAGCCCATTGGCTCTTTCCTGTTCTCCGGCCCGACCGGGGTGGGCAAGACCGAGGTCGCCCGTCAGCTGGCCTACACGCTCGGCATCGACCTGGTTCGCTTCGACATGTCGGAGTACATGGAGCGTCACGCGGTCAGCCGCCTGATCGGCGCGCCGCCGGGTTACGTCGGCTTCGACCAGGGCGGCCTGCTCACCGAGCAGATCACCAAGAAGCCGCACTGCGTGCTCCTGCTCGACGAGATCGAGAAGGCACATCCCGACATCTACAACATCCTGCTGCAGGTCATGGATCATGGCGCCCTGACTGACAACAACGGCAGACAGGCGGACTTCCGCAACGTGATCATCATCATGACCACAAACGCGGGCGCCGAGACGATGCAGAAGTCGGTGATCGGTTTCTCCGCCAAGCGCGAAGCAGGCGACGAACTCGCCGACATCAAGCGCATGTTCTCGCCCGAGTTCCGCAACCGGCTCGACGCGACGATCTCGTTCAAGGCGCTCGACAGCGAGATCATCCTGCGCGTTGTCGACAAGTTCCTGATGCAGCTCGAAGCCCAACTGCACGAGAAGAAGGTGGAGGCCCACTTCACCGATCAACTCAAGGCCTGGCTGGCCGAGCAGGGTTTCGATCCGCTGATGGGTGCGCGGCCGATGGCGCGACTGATTCAGGACACCATCCGCTCGGCACTGGCGGACGAGCTCCTGTTCGGACGGCTCGCCAGCGGCGGCAAGGTCACGATCGATCTCGACGAAGACGACAAGGTCAAGCTGGTGTTCGATCAGCCGGAAGTTGCAACCGCCTGATCCTCCGGGTGTGGTCTCAGGAAAGCGCGACCAGGATGGTCGCGCTTTTTTACGCCCCTGCCCGGGTGTTCGTCGGCACGGCCCCTCCGTTATGATCACGGCCTGAACCCGATCCGAATCCAATCACTCAGGGAGTTCTCATGCCTATTCAGACAGCCGATCTTTGCGACGCCCACGAAGACAAGGTCAGCGTGGTTGCACCGATGTTCCGCAGTTTCGGTGGCCGCAGCGCCTTCGGTGGCGCCATCAGCACACTCAAGCTGTTCGAGGACAACGCGCTTGTACGCAAGACGCTTGAGTCGGAAGGCAATGGTCGTGTGCTGGTCGTCGACGGCGGCGGCTCAATGCGTTGCGCACTGGTCGGCGATCAGCTCGCCGAGCTCGGCGTCAAGAACGGCTGGGCGGGCATTCTCGTCTATGGCTGCATCCGTGACTCGAAAGCCATCGGCGAAATGGATCTGGGCGTATTCGCGCTCGGCACCCATCCGCGCAAGACCGTCAAGCGCAATACGGGCGAACCTGAGCTGCCGGTGACCTTCGGTGGCGTCACCTTCACGCCCGGACACTATGTCTATGCCGACGAGGACGGCGTGATCGTCTCGGCCACGCCGTTGATCTGAATACCGGACCACTTCCAGGCCCTCGATCGTCGGGCATGTCCTGTGCGCCGCAACAGGACATGCCCGACTTTTCATTTCACCAGCCTGATTCGCGTTCCACGATACAAAATATTGAAAACAAACTACTGTTTTCATTTAATAACTTTTTTTCTTATGTCTTATATAAGACCTATTGCTGCTAAGCAGAATGCAACCTATACTGTTTTGCAACCGGCGCTGATTTCTCCCTCGAATATGCGCTGGCAGAAATCGATCGGTTGAGCCGGTTCCTGATCCCGGCAAACCCTGGTTGTCCCCCCTTATCAAACAGACAAGGAAGCATGATGAACCTGACTCGCGAACAGCAAATTGCCGCCCTCGAAAAAGACTGGGCCGAAAATCCCCGCTGGAAAGGCATCAAGCGCGGCTATACCGCTGCTGATGTCGTCCGCCTGCGTGGTTCCTTCCAGGTCGAGAATACGCTGGCCCGCCGCGGCGCCGAAAAGCTGTGGAGCCTGGTGAACAACGAGCCCTACGTAAACTGCCTCGGCGCACTGACCGGCGGTCAGGCCATGCAGCAGGTCAAGGCCGGCATCAAGGCGATCTATCTGTCCGGCTGGCAGGTTGCCGCCGACAACAACGAATACGCTGCCATGTACCCGGACCAGTCCCTGTACCCGGTTGATTCGGTGCCGAAAGTCGTGGAGCGCATCAACAACGCCTTCACCCGTGCCGATGAAATCCAGTGGTCCAAGGGTGTAAACCCGGGCGACGCCGGCTACATCGACTACCACGCTCCCATCGTGGCTGACGCCGAAGCAGGTTTCGGCGGCGTGCTGAACGCCTTCGAACTGATGAAGGCCATGATCCGCTCCGGCGCTGCTGGCGTGCATTGGGAAGATCAGCTGGCTTCCGTGAAGAAGTGCGGCCACATGGGTGGCAAGGTGCTGGTCCCGACCCAGGAAGCCGTGCAGAAGCTGATCGCTGCCCGTATGGCTGCGGACGTCTATGGCGTGCCGACACTGGTGATCGCTCGTACCGATGCTGAAGCAGCCGACCTGCTGACGTCCGACTACGACGAGAACGACAAGCCCTTCCTGACCGGTGAGCGCACTGCCGAGGGCTTCTACAAGACCAAGAAGGGTCTTGACCAGGCCATCTCCCGCGCCATCGCCTACGCTCACTACGCCGACCTGGTGTGGTGCGAGACGGGCACGCCGGATCTGGAATTTGCCCGCAAGTTCGCTGAAGCCGTGCATAAGGTCCACCCGGGCAAGATGCTGGCCTACAACTGCTCGCCGTCCTTCAACTGGAAGAAGAACCTGGACGATGCCACCATCGCCAAGTTCCAGCGCGAACTCGGCGCCATGGGCTACAAGTACCAGTTCATCACTTTGGCTGGTATTCACAACATGTGGTACAACATGTTCGACCTCGCCCAGGACTACGTCGCACGCGGCATGTCGGCCTACGTCGAGAAGGTTCAGGAGCCGGAATTCGCTGCTCGCGAGCGTGGTTACACCTTCGTGTCGCACCAGCAGGAAGTCGGCACCGGCTACTTCGACGAAGTGACCACCGTCATCCAGGGCGGCAAGTCCAGCGTGACCGCACTGACGGGCTCCACCGAAGAAGAGCAGTTCCACTAAGTCGAACGATTTCGGGGGCGGTTTTTGCCGCACCCGGTTTCAGTCGCAAGAAAAACCGCCCGGTGCAAATGCACCGGGCGGTTTTTTCATGTGCTTCCACGGGCCTCACTCAAGCCCGGCGACGTTCAGTCGCGGCCGGCGCCCCTGCCGTCAGCCTTGCCCGACCCCATCTTGTGGTGCCCACCACCGTGGCGGCCTCCCATACGGTCAAACTCGGCGTCGAAGACGGTTTTCTGTGCATCGGTCAGCTGCGCATAGAAGACTTCCACCGCCTTGCGCATCTCGGCCATCTCGGTTTGACGCAGCTTGCTCACTTCCTCCATTTTCGCCATGCGATCAAGGACGGTGACCGGGCGATCCTCGGCGTTGCGGGCCATCATGTGCGACGCCATGCGCTCGCCACGGTCCTTCATCGCAGCCTTGAAGTCATTCCATGCCGGCTTCTGGGCGGGAGTCAGCACCAGCGCCAGTTCGAGCTTGGCGGCCTGGACTTCACCACGCTGCGCCATCCGTTCCTTCATCTTTTCGGGACTCATTTGCTGCATGCCCTGCCTGCCGTCCCGCATGCCCATGCCATCGCAGTCACCTCCACGCGCAATGGCCGAAGCGCCAATTGCAGAAGTAGCGATGATTGCTGCGGCGATCGAAGTCTTGATCCAGGTTTTCATGATGATGCTCCTCGAGTTTTTCGGTTGATCTCCCGCCCATTGAACTCCTGTCATTGGGCGACGGGTTCATTTGACCACCGCGATGTAAATGACAAGTGTCAGGAACGGGCGGAATTGCACGCTGATGTCTCTGAGGGCGCACTTGATACGCTGGGATACAAGAATGCTGGCGCGGCAGCTTAAGATTCGGGCTGAGGAGAACCTGAATGTCAAACCAGCAAGACCATATCCTGATTGTTGACGACGACCGTGATATCCGCGGACTGCTCGCAGACTACCTTGAGAAGCAGGGCCTGCGCTGCACGACGGCTGCAGACGGGCGCGAGATGAAGGCTGCCCTTGAAAGCCACAGGATCGACCTGATCGTACTCGACGTGATGATGCCAGGCGAAGACGGGCTCACCCTGTGCCGCAACCTGCGCGCAGGGAACGGGCCGAATGCGGCCACCCCGATCCTGATGCTCACTGCGCGCGGAGAGGACATGGACCGCATCCTGGGACTCGAGATGGGCGCCGACGACTATCTGCCCAAGCCCTTTGTACCGCGTGAGCTCTATGCGCGCATCCGGGCCATTCTCCGCCGCGCACGCGCGCTGCCGCCCAATCTCGAAGTCACGGCATCTGCCAGCGCACGCGAACTCTGTTTTGCCCACTGGCGACTCGATACCGTGAATCGCCACCTCGTCGACGAGGACGGCACCGTGGTCGCATTGTCGGGTGCCGAATATCGCATGCTTGGCGTCTTTCTCGCCCACCCCCAGCGCGTGCTGTCACGCGACCAGTTGATGGAGTTCACCCAGGGGCGCGAAGCCGAGGTGTTCGACCGCTCCATCGATCTCCTGATCAGCCGCCTGCGTCAGCGCCTCGGTGACAATGCGCGCGAGCCTGCAATCATCAAGACGGTGCGCAATGAAGGTTACGTGCTGGCCTGCGAAGTCACCCCGGGCGATCGCGGGAAAGCACCGCAATGAAACTGCCCTGGCCCAGGAGCCTGTTCTCGCGCCTGATGCTGATCTGGCTCGCCGGTATCACGCTGGTGCTCGCAGTGAGCTTCATTCTGTTTGTCGGCGAGCGCGACCGGGTCGGTCGCAATGCGCTGTTCCATGGCATCGCACAGGAAGTTGCCGCCACTGCCGATGTCCTCGACCGCATGCCCGAGAACGAGCGCGAGCGCTGGGTGGATCAACTTGGGCGCAGACGTCTGCGACTGAGCCTGCGCCCCTTGCCGGACGACCTGCCCCCGCTGCCAATCGAACATCCGCTCCTCCCTGCGCTCAAGGAAGCCATGCCTGAACGCGAAGTCGCTCTCTTTGCCAGCAGACACGGACACGAAGGGCGCCCATCCCTTTTCATTGCGCTGCGCTTGAGCGACGGATCGCCACTCAGCATCCGAATGCCAGGCATTCGCTTTGCACCCGACCTGCGCCCCCCGCACCCGGGACAGCTGATCTCCGCCCTGCTCGCACTGATCGTGGGTGTCAGCCTCCTCACATGGTTCAGCGTCCGCATTGCAACCCGACCGCTGTCGCGCATGGCCGACGCTGCGCGCGCGCTTGGAGAGGATCCCGATCGCGCCCCCATGGACGTTCGCGGACCGACGGAAGTGGCCAGCGCCGCCGCAGCCTTCAACCAGATGCAGCAGCGCATCGGCGAACACGTGCGTGAGCGCACCCGCATCCTGGCTGCGATTTCGCATGATCTGCAGACCCCGATCACGCGACTGCGCCTGCGTGCCGAAATGGTCGATGACGATGCCTTGCGCGCAAAGGTACAGTCCGACCTCGATGCGATGCAGAGTCTGATCAGGGAAGGACTGGACTACGCCCGCAGCATGGAGGGCAGCAAGGACAGGCAGCCCATCGATCTGACCCGCCTGCTCGAAGCACTGCGCGACGATGCTCAGGACATGGGGTGGACAGTCACGCTGACGGGCCGCGCGGACCGCCCCTTCAACGGGCAGGTCACGGCGCTGCGGCGCGCACTGTGGAATCTGATCGAGAACGGCGTGAAGTTCGGCGGACAGGTCGATGTCACGCTGAGCGGGCAGCCCGATCATGTCGAAATCCGCATCCGCGATCACGGCCCTGGACTGGAAGAAGCCGAGCTCGAGAAAGTATTCGAGCCCTTCTACCGCACGGAATCCTCACGCAACCGTGAAACCGGCGGCACCGGGCTGGGCCTTGCGATTGCACGCAACCTGCTGCGCACCCAGCACGGCGAGGTGAGCCTTGCCAACCACCCGGAAGGCGGACTGGAGGCGACAGTCGCGCTGTCCGGGACGCAGGCCTGAAGGCGAAGCCCAGTCGCCGTGCGCACATCGGTTGGCGCGTCACGGGCCGACCTGATACTGCGCAGCCAGCGCCCTGAAGCGATCGACTTCTGCCGCGGCCCAGTCCGGCGCCCTTCCAAGCTCTTCGGCCAGAATCGCTGCAACCGCAGGTGCGGCGCGAACCGCCGCTTCAGCATCGAAGAACAGCGCCCGATGGCGACGGGCAAGGACATCTTCAACCGTGCGCGCGAATTCGGCGCGTGCAGCATATCGGACCTCGGCTTCGGTCAGCGTCAGCCCTTCTGCAAGGATGTTGTCCGCGCCGGGCAGGCGCAGCACGTCCTTGCGATCGAGCCCATAGACATCGCCATCACTCTTCTCCGGCGCACCATGCAAACGCAGACGGGCAGTCGCCGAAGAACGCTGCGGCAGCCCGCCAACCGGCTGTGCGGCATCGATTGCATCCTCGGCCATCACTCGATAAGTCGTCCATTTTCCACCGGTGACGCTGACCAGTCCCTCGGCCGAGACGTCCACAAGATGCTCACGTGACAACTGTCGCGTGGGGGAGTCACGGCCCCCTCCGATGAGGGGCCTCAGGCCGACGAAGACCGCGCGTACATCCGCACGGGATGGAGGGCGTTCAAGATAGCGTGCTGCGGTCTCCAGGATGAAGTCGATCTCGCCCGGCAGGGGCCGTGGCTCGAGAGGCAGATCGCTGCGCGGCGAGTCGGTGGTGCCCAGCAGCACCTTCCCCTGCCAGGGAATCATGAACAGCACGCGGCCATCGTCGGTATGCGGCACCAGCAGCGCGTCCTCACCGGGCAGGAACGCGCGATCCACGACCAGATGCACACCCTGACTGGGGCTGAGCATGTCATGGGCGTCAGCCCGCGCCAGGCGGCGCACGCTGTCGGCCCACACCCCGGACGCATTGATCACCACCCTGGCGCCAACGCGATATGCCTGCCCGCTCTCCACATCGCGCAGATCCACCCCGCAGACCTTCCCGCCTTCGATTGCAAGCCCCGTCGCGGCACAGTAATTCACTGCCAGACCGCCGAAATCGCCTACGGTGCGCGCCAGGGTCAGGGCCAGCCGCGCATCGTCGAACTGGGCGTCCCAGTAGGCGATTCCGCCGCGCAAACCATCACGCTTTACAGTGACCAGCGCGGCAAGCGTGTCGTCGACGTTCAGCACCTTGCTGCGGGCAATGCCGCGGCGGCCGGCCAGCAGGTCGTACAGGCCGAGCCCGGCCGCGAGCATCGGTTTGTCGTGCAGCCGGTATGCAGGCACGACAAAGCGCAGAGGATGGACCAGATGGGGGGCGTTCTCGAGCAGACGGGCGCGTTCGGCCAATGCTTCCCGCACCAGCGGCAGGTTGCCCTGCGCGAGATAGCGCACGCCGCCGTGAATCAGCTTGGTCGCACGCGAGCTCGTACCCTTGGCAAAATCCTCTGCATCCACGACCAGCACCGAATATCCGCGCGCGGCAGCGTCGACTGCGCAGCCCAGCCCGGTTGCCCCGCCGCCAATCACGACCACGTCCCATACTCTGGGCTCCGACAGCCGGACCAGCAAGGCCTGCCGCGCCCGTTCGGCCAGACCGCTCTTCGCCGACGCCGTCATGAATGCCCCCAACTGCGGACGCATGCAATGCCGTGCGCCCATGCGGTACGTCGTGCAAGCCGCCGATCCTCGGCAAGACCTGGCTCGAACACCCTGTCGACCTGCCACTGCCGGCTAAGCGCATCGGTGTCAGGCCAGACGCCCACACCGAGTCCGGCGAGATAGGCCGCGCCCAGCGTCGTGGTCTCGAGCATTTTCGGACGCACGACCGGCACCCCCAGGAGGTCGGCCTGCATCTGCATCAGCAAGTCGTTGGCGGCCGCGCCACCATCGACCCGCAGTTCGCACAGCGGGCTTGCACCGTCGAGCTGCATCGCTTCAACCAGATCCAGAGTCTGCATCGCGATCGCCTCCAGCGCGGCGCGCGCCACGTGCGCGGCCCCCGTTCCGCGCGTGAGCCCGAGCAAGGTGCCACGGGCGTTCGGATCCCAGTAAGGCGCGCCAAGACCGGTAAACCCAGGAATCATGACGACGCCACCGCTGTCCGGCACACTGCCGGCCAGGGTTTCGATGTCCGCCGAGTCCTTGATCAGGCCAAGTGAGTCGCGCAGCCATTGCACGATGGCGCCGCCCATGAACACACTGCCCTCGAGCGCATAGATCGGCGGCCCGTCGCCCGACCAGCCAATCGTGGTCAGCAGGCGATGGGTGGAAACCACTGCCTCGGTGCCCGTGTTCATCAGCAGGAAACAGCCCGTGCCATAGGTGTTCTTGGCCATGCCCGGGGCAAAGCAGCACTGCCCGAAGGTCGCGGCCTGCTGGTCGCCGCCGATTCCGGCAATCGGGATCGAAGCGCCGAACACATCGGGGTCGGTCTCGCCGCACACACCGATACTGTCCACGACACGCGGCAACACCGACGCCGGAATCCCGAAGCCTTCAAGCAGGCCTTCGTCCCAGGTCCGGGAATGGATGTCGAACAACAGGGTGCGTGCCGCGTTGCCCGG
This genomic interval from Parazoarcus communis contains the following:
- the radC gene encoding RadC family protein, which codes for MAITDWPECERPREKLLGSGAHALTDSELLALFLRVGIRGQTAVDLARNLLSRFGSLTRLCNASAEEFSAVPGMGLAKYAQLQAVMELARRALAEQMSERSLFDSPTAVRDWLQLHLGHLPHETFCILLLDARNRLIEAVDLFRGTLTQTSVYPREVVKLALEHNAAAVILAHNHPSGAAEPSTADELLTRTLRNALDLVDIRVLDHFIVPAHGRPLSFAERGLL
- the rpmB gene encoding 50S ribosomal protein L28, with translation MARVCQVTGKAPMVGNNVSHANNKTKRRFLPNLQNRRFWSESENRWIRLRVSNAGLRTIDKKGIDIVVAELRARGEKL
- the rpmG gene encoding 50S ribosomal protein L33: MAKGIREKIKLESTAGTGHFYTTSKNKRTTPQKLEFNKYDPVARKHVPYKEIKLK
- a CDS encoding cold-shock protein — its product is MATGTVKWFNDSKGFGFITPDDGSDDLFAHFSAITMSGFKTLKEGEKVSFDVTQGPKGKQASNIQSA
- the clpS gene encoding ATP-dependent Clp protease adapter ClpS encodes the protein MATQKQDGFVLEAKRTSTRPPPLFKVLLLNDDFTPMDFVIEVLQKFFAMDRERATRVMLQVHREGMGVCGVFPRDIASTKVEQVVSHARQHQHPLVCVMEEN
- the clpA gene encoding ATP-dependent Clp protease ATP-binding subunit ClpA codes for the protein MIAQELEVSLHMAFVEARQKRHEFITVEHLLLALLDNPSAAEVLRACAANTDELRRELTNFINEHTPKVEGSDEIDTQPTLGFQRVIQRAILHVQSSGKKEVTGANVLVAIFGEKDSHAVYFLQRQNISRLDVVNFISHGIAKTPQGGASPQNRSEPEQGEQEQEEKSAGGALENYTQNLNQQVLMGKIDPLIGRDKEVERVIQTLCRRRKNNPLLVGEAGVGKTAIAEGLAHRIVEGRVPEILENAQVFSLDMGALLAGTKYRGDFEQRLKAVLKQLVENKDAVLFIDEIHTLIGAGAASGGTLDASNLLKPALSSGQLKCIGATTYNEFRQIFEKDHALSRRFQKVDVVEPSVAETVEILKGLKSRFEEHHGIKYSASALASAAELSAKYINDRHLPDKAIDVIDEAGAAQRILPKSKQKKTVGKNEIEETVAKIARIPPRSVSNDDKTALKTLERDLKNVVFGQNAAIDALAKAIKMSRSGLGNPAKPIGSFLFSGPTGVGKTEVARQLAYTLGIDLVRFDMSEYMERHAVSRLIGAPPGYVGFDQGGLLTEQITKKPHCVLLLDEIEKAHPDIYNILLQVMDHGALTDNNGRQADFRNVIIIMTTNAGAETMQKSVIGFSAKREAGDELADIKRMFSPEFRNRLDATISFKALDSEIILRVVDKFLMQLEAQLHEKKVEAHFTDQLKAWLAEQGFDPLMGARPMARLIQDTIRSALADELLFGRLASGGKVTIDLDEDDKVKLVFDQPEVATA
- the rraA gene encoding ribonuclease E activity regulator RraA, coding for MPIQTADLCDAHEDKVSVVAPMFRSFGGRSAFGGAISTLKLFEDNALVRKTLESEGNGRVLVVDGGGSMRCALVGDQLAELGVKNGWAGILVYGCIRDSKAIGEMDLGVFALGTHPRKTVKRNTGEPELPVTFGGVTFTPGHYVYADEDGVIVSATPLI
- the aceA gene encoding isocitrate lyase; the encoded protein is MNLTREQQIAALEKDWAENPRWKGIKRGYTAADVVRLRGSFQVENTLARRGAEKLWSLVNNEPYVNCLGALTGGQAMQQVKAGIKAIYLSGWQVAADNNEYAAMYPDQSLYPVDSVPKVVERINNAFTRADEIQWSKGVNPGDAGYIDYHAPIVADAEAGFGGVLNAFELMKAMIRSGAAGVHWEDQLASVKKCGHMGGKVLVPTQEAVQKLIAARMAADVYGVPTLVIARTDAEAADLLTSDYDENDKPFLTGERTAEGFYKTKKGLDQAISRAIAYAHYADLVWCETGTPDLEFARKFAEAVHKVHPGKMLAYNCSPSFNWKKNLDDATIAKFQRELGAMGYKYQFITLAGIHNMWYNMFDLAQDYVARGMSAYVEKVQEPEFAARERGYTFVSHQQEVGTGYFDEVTTVIQGGKSSVTALTGSTEEEQFH
- a CDS encoding Spy/CpxP family protein refolding chaperone; protein product: MKTWIKTSIAAAIIATSAIGASAIARGGDCDGMGMRDGRQGMQQMSPEKMKERMAQRGEVQAAKLELALVLTPAQKPAWNDFKAAMKDRGERMASHMMARNAEDRPVTVLDRMAKMEEVSKLRQTEMAEMRKAVEVFYAQLTDAQKTVFDAEFDRMGGRHGGGHHKMGSGKADGRGAGRD
- a CDS encoding response regulator yields the protein MSNQQDHILIVDDDRDIRGLLADYLEKQGLRCTTAADGREMKAALESHRIDLIVLDVMMPGEDGLTLCRNLRAGNGPNAATPILMLTARGEDMDRILGLEMGADDYLPKPFVPRELYARIRAILRRARALPPNLEVTASASARELCFAHWRLDTVNRHLVDEDGTVVALSGAEYRMLGVFLAHPQRVLSRDQLMEFTQGREAEVFDRSIDLLISRLRQRLGDNAREPAIIKTVRNEGYVLACEVTPGDRGKAPQ